In Helianthus annuus cultivar XRQ/B chromosome 9, HanXRQr2.0-SUNRISE, whole genome shotgun sequence, the following are encoded in one genomic region:
- the LOC110875445 gene encoding glutathione S-transferase T3-like, whose amino-acid sequence MHRKKSENVERAPKTIESWMPIKELALARAWLDVSEDLIISTDQDIAVFWRHIREKFFNTMARGESRTLDSFSGKWTVMRTKISNFNNIYNSHANNHTRRSGSNDLDIMTAAHNEYRLYHGHPFTMIPSWELLRKSLKCDLVLPFDRTAHSSKRSKSTTTSESSESDARTTINLNDELDGLNFEEP is encoded by the exons ATGCACCGTAAGAAGAGCGAGAATGTCGAACGTGCTCCTAAAACGATCGAGAGTTGGATGCCTATCAAAGAACTAGCATTGGCACGAGCATGGCTCGACGTGTCAGAGGATCTGattattt ccACCGACCAAGATATAGCCGTCTTTTGGAGGCATATACGTGAGAAGTTTTTCAACACAATGGCTCGTGGTGAATCTCGAACGCTCGATTCGTTTTCGGGCAAGTGGACTGTAATGCGTACCAAGATTAGCAACTTCAACAACATATACAATAGTCACGCCAACAATCACACAAGAAGAAGCGGTTCAAACGACTTGGACATCATGACCGCCGCCCACAACGAATATAGATTGTATCACGGGCATCCGTTTACGATGATACCTTCTTGGGAGCTTCTTCGCAAATCTCTAAAGTGTGATCTTGTACTACCGTTTGACCGAACGGCCCATAGTTCAAAACGGTCCAAATCAACAACGACTAGCGAATCATCCGAGTCCGATGCTCGTACTACTATTAACTTAAACGACGAGTTGGATGGATTGAATTTTGAGGAACCCTAA
- the LOC110877358 gene encoding triphosphate tunnel metalloenzyme 3-like produces the protein MEVEVKLRLPDSNTYKTLTSLLAPFHVRTHNQHNNFFDGAAGELSGRRAVLRIRFYNDQPARKCIICLKAKAVLINGVSRVEEDEEEIDFLIGEECLANPNRLGGLVESCRIMKRVKDEFFGGNDNNGELGLVCLGGFKNLRNVYEWKGLVIEVDETSFEFGSLYEIECESSEPEKAKELIEEFLKENGVGYSDSVASKFAIFRSGKLP, from the coding sequence ATGGAGGTCGAAGTGAAGCTCCGATTACCCGATTCCAACACCTACAAAACCCTAACTTCTCTCCTAGCCCCGTTCCACGTCAGAACACACAACCAGCACAACAATTTCTTCGACGGCGCCGCCGGAGAACTCTCCGGCCGCCGTGCCGTCCTCCGCATCCGCTTCTACAACGACCAACCGGCTCGTAAATGCATAATCTGTCTCAAAGCCAAAGCCGTTTTAATAAACGGAGTCAGTcgagttgaagaagatgaagaagaaattgaTTTTTTAATTGGTGAAGAATGTTTAGCAAACCCTAATCGATTAGGGGGTTTGGTGGAAAGTTGTAGGATTATGAAGAGAGTGAAGGATGAGTTTTTTGGGGGAAATGATAATAATGGGGAATTGGGGTTGGTGTGTTTGGGTGGGTTTAAGAATTTGAGGAATGTGTATGAGTGGAAAGGGTTGGTGATTGAAGTGGATGAGACGAGTTTCGAATTCGGGTCGTTGTATGAGATCGAGTGTGAGAGTAGTGAGCCGGAGAAAGCAAAAGAGTTGATTGAGGAGTTTTTGAAGGAGAATGGGGTTGGGTATTCGGATTCGGTTGCTTCCAAGTTTGCGATTTTTCGATCTGGGAAGTTGCCGTAG